One Canis lupus baileyi chromosome 1, mCanLup2.hap1, whole genome shotgun sequence genomic window, TGCTGTGAATTGGAAGAATGCCAGCACCCTTGCCTAGAGCTGGAGCCCTTTGAATGTGGCTGTGATGAGATCCTGGTGTACCAGCAGGAGAACCCTCTGGTGACCTGTGATCAAGTGGTTCTTCTTGTCAAGGAAGTCATCAATAGGAGGTGTCCAGAGATGGTCTCCAACAGCCGGACGTCCTCAACAGAAGCCGTGGCAGGCAGTGCCCCGCTGTCTCAGGGATCTTCTGGGATTATGGAGTTGTATGGTTCTGACGTAGAGCCACAGCCCAGCTCTGTGAATTTCATAGAAAACCCTCCAGATCTGAGCGATTCTAACCAGGCTCAGGTGGATATGAACGTAGACCTTGTCAGCCCAGATAGCGGGTTGGCCACTATTAGGAGCAGCCGTTCATCCAAGGAGAGTTCAGTTTTCCTCAGTGATGACAGTCCAGTAGGAGAAGGTGCAGGGCCTCACCACAGCCTCCTCCCGGGGTTTGACTCCTATAGTCCCATCCCTGAAGGAGCAGTAGCAGAAGAACATGCCCGGTCAGGAGAACACAGTGAATCCTTTGACCTCTTCAACTTTGATCAAGCCCCCATGGTTTCTGGGCAATCTCAACCATCTTCCCATTCTGCAGACTACTCACCTGCAGATGACTTCTTCCCCAATAGTGATTCATCAGAAGGACAACCCCCTACGAGGCCTAAAGAAATCAATGGGATAGGGATGGACTTGTCTAATTACTCACCCAGTTCGCTTTTGTCAGGAGCTGGCAAAGATAACCTTGTGGAATTTGATGAAGAGTTTGGTCAGAGACAAGAAAGTCCCCAGAATCACTCTGAAAGAAATTTGAGCCTGACAGGTTTTGTGGGAGAGAAATCTCCTTCACCAGAGAGgctaaaaaatattggaaaaaggGTCCCACCAACACCTATGAATAGCTTTGTAGAAAGCTCACCATCTACCGAAGAACCAGCTCTACTCTATCCAGAAAATGTGACCCCCAAAGCAGTAGATGCAGGTCACATAGGGCCACCTCAGACCCGTGCAAGGTGCAGCAGCTGGTGGGGTGGTTTGGAAATTGACTCTAAAAATATTGTAGATGCATGGAGTTCCAGCGAACAGGAGTCTGTCTTCCAGAGCCCCGAGTCATGGAAAGATCATAAGCCAAGCCCAGTTGATCGGAGAGCCTCCGATTCTATATTTCAACCAAAGAGTCTTGAATTCCCAAAGTCAAGTCCTTGGGAGTCTGAATTTGGTCAGCCAGGGCTTGACAGCAATAATATTCAAGACCAAAATGAGGACAATTTGCAGTTTCAGAATGTGCCCACAGAGAAATCAAATTTGCCAAATTCTCCTCAGGGAACGAATCACCTGATAGAAGACTTTGCTGCCTTGTGGCATTCTGATCGTTCTCCCACAGCGATGCCAGAACCATGGGGAAACCCCACAGAAGACGGTACTCCAGCTTCTACGGTGTCATTCCCAGCCTGGAGTGCATTTGGTAAAGAAGATAGCACCAAAGCTTTGACAAATACCTGGAATCTGCACCCAACGAGTGGTGAGACACCTTCTGTGAGGGACCCAAGTGAGTGGGCCATGGCAAAAagtgggttttcttttccttcagaagACAATTCACCCAGTGAGGGAAATAATGAAGTAGCTCCAGAAATCTGGGGCAGGAAGAACCACGACCCCAGGGATAGCATCCTTATATCTGGCAACCCCACCTCTGATCTGGATCATGCGTGGAATAGTTCTAAGCCATCACAGGAAGATCAGAATGGTTTAGTGGATCCAAACATTAGGGGCAAGGTGTATGAAAAGGTCGATTCCTGGAACCTTTTTGAGGAGGGTATCAAGAAAGGAGGGTCAGACGTCCTGGCACCTTGGGAAGATTCCTTCTTATATAAATGTTCCGATTACAGTGCATCCAACATGGGGGAAGATTCGGTGCCTTCCCCCTTAGATACCAACTACTCCACGTCTGACTCTTACACTTCGCCAACATTTGCTGGAGacgaaaaagaaacagaaaacaagccaTTTGCTGAAGAGGGAGGCTTGGAGTCAAAAGATGCTAACTCTGCCACAGGGGAGACTGAGATGCCTCCTCAGTCACCGCAGCAGCCAGCTAGAAATCGAATTGGCTCAGATCCTGGGAACCTAGAAATGTGGGGTTCCCCTGATACAGAAAATAATCCTCAAATAAATGTCACTCATAACTTGGATAAAGATTTACTCGAGACAGAGCCCACAGATGATAAGAATATCTCCCTGGAGGATGACATCGGGGAAAGCAGCCTGTCCAGTTACGACGACCCCAGCATGATGCAGCTGTACAACGAAACCAACCGGCAGCTCACGCTTCTGCACAGCAGCACCAACTCTCGCCAGGCGGTCCCTGACAGTCTCGACCTGTGGAACAGGGTGATTCTGGAGGACACGCAGTCCACTGCGACCATCTCCGATGTGGACAATGATTTGGACTGGGATGACTGCAGTGCAGGTGTGGCGATCTCCAGCGAAGGTCAAGCACAAGGATACATGGCTCAAGGTACCGAACCCGAAACCCGATTTTCAGTGAGACAGCTGGAACCATGGGGTGTGGAGTATCAGGAAGCAAGTCAGGCAGATTGGGAACTCCCTGCCTCTTCTGAGCATATCAAGGACCCTCCTGCCAACGAGTATCACACCCTGAATGAAAAAAGTGGGCAGCTAATTGCGAATAATATTTGGGATTCCGTCATGAGGGATAATGACATGTCTTCGTTAATGTTATCAGGCCAATCATATGTTACAGATTCTGAACAACACACGTCACTTCCTGAAACTCCCAGCTCATCGGAAAAAATTAAGGACAGTTATATCCCAGAGGTGCTAGAAGCCTCTGAAGCCAATGAGTCAGGAGCACTTGATCCTGATAAGcaggagatgggcagaggaaCCCCACCAAATGATGCAGTGTCCTTGGCAACCAACCTCGAGAATCCAGGGCATTTTGCACCCTCAGATCCATGGAAAGGTCCTAGCTACGGACAGAGTGAAAGTGAGGGAAAAGCTCATGGAGCTGCTGCTAGGGAGTGTCTCAGTGAGGAGATGCTAGATAGAGCCTCGGGGATTCCTGAAAAAGGGCAAAGTGACCAGGAATGCTCTTCCCCAATTTCATCTCAACATCAAGACATCTGCGATGAATCAGGCAAAATCATCTCTCTTTCAGACACTTCCAGTCCTCAGACTGAGAAACCGCAGGAGGTTTCAGAGCATAAGAAAGGGTCTTACAATCCAGATCCCTGTGATGTGCACACAGAGGTGTCCACAAACAACCCACAGGCCAAAGAGATCTGCGAAAAGCACCTCATGTATCACGGCAATTCAGGTGAAACCACTGAAATTTCAGATAGCTTCAATTTAACCAGAAATTTATCTTTACCTGAAATGGATCTTGAGAAAACTGAAGAATGTAATATTCTGGAGCCAGGGAGCTTGAACCAAGAGCCACCCCATGAGTGTCCCCAAAGCCTTGACATTTGGGATGGCTCTATAGACAGTGACTTGCAGGTCAATTTGCCAAGTTCTGAGATACCTAAGAATCTTGAAGTTAAGAGTACTGAAAACAGCGCTCCAGGAGCTAATCTATCAGGAAATTATCACAGAGATAGTATTTCCAGTGAGTATTCACATTCGAGTGCATCGAGTCCTGGCCTAAATGATTCTTCATCTGCATTGCCTTCCTGGGACCAGGGACCCAATGTGGGGCACCAGAAACAGAATCAGGATGATTGGAGCAAACAGAATCACCAAGAATCTGCACTAATTACTACTGACAGCCAAGTGGGAGTAATGACTGAAatgaaggatgtggagaaaaacagAATAGACAGGTTGGAAAAGAATTTAGATCACAAGCTTCCTAAATTTTTAGAGATTTGGAATGACTCAGTAGATGGTGATTCCTTTTCCTCGTTATCCAGCCCTGAAACAGGCAAATGTTCTGAATATTCAGATGCATATCAAGAAAGAAATCTAGTGGTTAGTCAGCAGGAGAAAAACGAGCAAGACATTTCTAAAACTCTGCAGCCAGAGGATGCCAGGTTCATGTCAACAAGCTCAGGTTCTGATGATGAGAGCATAGACGATGAAGAGTCAGTGGACAAGGAGGTCCATTTGGGCACATGCCAAGCTGTTCAGAGTGAAACCAGGGCTTGGGATTCACTGAATGAACCTAGTAAGTTCCTGGCCACAGCTGATCCCAACTCTGATGAATTTTCTACCTATGGAGGTGGTTCAGAACCAACAGAGAATAAATCCACCCCGCTCTGTGAGAATCAACAAAGCAGCCCTGATCACTGGAATTTCTCACCACTAAAGGAGACTGAACTCCAGATTACAGAAGTGGATAAGGAGACGAGATCTCCAGAAACAGGGAAGACAGGAGATATCCTGTGGCAGATCTCTCCCCTAAGTGAATCAAAGAATGAGAATCCTTCTAAATTGGAAATGCTTGGCTTCTCAGCCGAGAGCACTGAGTGGTGGAATGCCTCTCTACAAGGAGGGCGACCTATTCAGAGTGCATTTGAGAGGGAATTACCTAGCTCAGGTAGTGTGTTAGAGATGAGTTCTTCAGTATACCAAACCATGAGTCCCTGGGGAGTACCCATTCAGGGTGATAGTGAACCCGTGGAATCACAAGGTACCAGTCCTTTCACTGAGGAACATCAATCACCCTTTCTGGATGGCAATGACAAGAACTCCCATGAGCAACTTTGGAACATTCAACCAAGGCAGCCAGACCCAGAAGCTGATCAGCTTAGCCAGCTTGTAATATTGGACCACGTTAAAGAAAAGGATTCTGGAGAGGAAACCTTCGTGTCCTCTGCTGGTCAAGAACTGACTTCTGAAACACCAACCCAGGAGCAGCAGTGTCAGAACACTGTGATGTCTATCTGGGATCAGTCAGGCCCAACATTTACTCACACAGATGAAAATGGTTGTGTTATAGCTAATGTTTCGACTGTTGAGTGTCAAGAAACAAAGtggtggaaagaaggaaaatcataTCCCGGTGAAATAATGAATTCAAGCGTTGCCTCAGAAGATTTCCCCACTGTCAATTCTCCGACTCAGTTGATAAAGAAGTCAGACTCCGAATGGGATGTCTCTACCCCTAGTGAGGGCCCCCAAGGCACATTTGTTCCAGATATTTTACATGGCAACTTCCAAGAGGGTGGGCAACTGGCCTCAGCTTCGCCTGATTTGTGGATGGATGCTAAGCAGCCCTTCAGTGTGAAAGCAGATGGTGAGAATCCAGATATACTGACTCACTGTGACCATGACAGCTATTCTCAGGCTTCCAACAGCCCTGATATATGTCACGATTATGAAGCCAAGCAAGAGACTGAGCAGCACATCAGGGCTCGAGTAGGACCTAAAGGGGAAGCCAGTGAGTTATATGTCACTGAGCCAGAGATGGATGAAGAACCCAATCAGGAGCCTGGGCAGGAATTTGTCCCATGTAATTCAGAACTATCTTCTGAAGATGTGGTTCCACTGCCTCCAATCAGGGATCAAGCGAACACAAGTGACTCATCTCAGTTGGCCTCTCACAAATCTTCCTCTGAACCTTCTGAAATAAATGGTGGGAATGATACAGGTTTCAAAGCATCAGAGAAAGGAGCTGCCCCAGATGCAGCACCAACTCTGCAACTTGTGGACAGAACAATCCCAACAGTTGAAAACGTGGGAACCAGCATTTTTGTAACTCCTCAAGAGCCAACTACGGACAGCAACAGCTCTCTGATGTCGGAGGACTTTTCTCCTAAAAGCCAGACAGATGCAGGAGCCTTGTTGGACCATGTTACTACTGAGAATCCTGCCACTGGCCCTGATGCCTTGCTAGCCTCAGATACTTGTCTGGATGTAAGCGAAGCTGCCTTTGACCACAGTCTCAGCGATGCCTCAGGTCTTAACACATCCACAGGAACAATAGATGACATGAGTAAATTGACATTATCAGAGGGCAACCCTGAAACACCAGTTGATGGGGATGCAGGGAAGCAAGATATCTGTTCATCTGAAGCCTCGTGGGGTGATTTTGAATATGATGTCATGGGACAAAATATCGATGAAGAATTAATGAAAGAGCCTGAACATTTTCTCTACGGGGGTGAGCCTCCCCTGGAAGAAGATGCTCTGAAGCAATCGCTGGCACCTTACACTCCTCCCTTTGATTTGTCCTATCTCACAGAACCTACTCTTGAGGTCAAAACAACAGAGGGAGCTGGGTCTCCAGAGGATGAGTCTTTGGGGAGTGATGCAGCCGAGATACTGCTTTCTGCCCTTCCTGATCAGAGAAGCAAGGAAAATCATGCAGAGATCCAAAACAGCCAGCCTGGGCAGCTGGTTGTGCTGCATATCCATGAAGACTCTGAGCCCGTGTCTTTGCCTGCTGGAGTTGAGGCCAACCTTGAGTTGTCTCCATCAAACATTGACTGGGAAGTAGAAACAGACAACTCAGATTCACCAGCAGGTGGAGACGTAGGACCACCAAATGGTAAGAAACACCCTCTtcctccactcccccacccccccctccctgAAACTGCTGCTTTCATGCAATTAACATATTTGTAAACCAAGCTCTTCCTACCTaggtgggaagaaaaaaagaggaactaACTGCATTTGTAATGCATACTTAACCAAGTTCTGCATTGCAGCAGTAATGTCTGCTACTTGTATAATACCTATCTTTGAGAGTgcctgagaaaataaaacagctcgaccaaaaaaaaaaaaaaatcttaaattatctCTCCTCAGATGGATCATTTGCAAAGATCACAAATCACATAATGTGTTAATTCAGCCTTGTTCGCCCCTTCTCGCCTTCATCTTCCACTTCTAGGTGTGAGCAAGGGACTGTCAGAGttggaagaagaaaatgtaattcctatcaaagCGCCTGAGCAGAGAACAGCAGAATGCAGGGAAGAAAGGTACAAAGAGAAGAATGAACATCATATGGATTACATACTTGTAAGCCATGGAGAAGATTCAACCCCAATGCCAGAGGCCAGTGAAGCCAGACAAAACACACCTGAATTAGAAGAGTTTCACACAGGTTCTGAAGACACAGGGCTGCGAGGAACTCAGCTAGCAGGCTTCCCAGGTTCCTGTCAGCCTGCTTccataaatgaaagagaagatcATTCTGTAGAGAAAATGTCTCCCAAAGGGGATAAGAGATCATCTCTCGGGAGCCCTGGGCAAGACCCGAGCTGGATGGTCTTAGACCATATTGAGGTTGGTGATCAGCCATTGGAAGCTAGGAACTCGAGGCTTGGATGCTCTGGCAAGGTCATAGAACTGATCTCTGATTGTGGCTTGGGCAAGGGTCCCCAAATGCAGGTTCTAGGAGGAGAGAAGCCTCTCGAATCTTTAGCACTAGAAGAGGCCCCTGGTCTGGGCAGCCAGTCACAGAAGAGCAAGAGCCGAGGCAGAGCCACCCCAGACGCAGTTATGTATCAGGCTGTCACCCATGACAATGAATGGGAAATGCTTCCACCACACCCTTCTCAGAAAAACAAGATCCATGAAACGGAAATGGAGGAGGAGACAGAGTTTCTTGAGCccaaaacaaggaaactgagaccggACGGGTAAGCCAAAagccaggtttattttattttattttttttcctaaaaatactgTATTAGAATCTGGGGAAATGATGAGTGATTGTGAAATATGAGGAATAACTAGACAATAGGAGCTTTGCTTCTATATATGGCAAAGCATACCATCAGTAAAAGCAGCTGCTAAATAACCATAAAGATCTCGATGCTTTGTGTGTATTTTCAGCCAAAAAAAACCCCTTCAGTTTCCATTCAGAGTCTATACTTATCCTTCCTACTTACACTTACTCCACCTACTCAATACCTATTTTACTCTTAAACAGGCAGTTGAAACCAGAGAAGGGAGGTCACTGACATTTACTCATATAGTGTCAAGCAGTTTGctcacattatctcatttaatatttacaacaaCCCTGAGGTGGTAGGtattattacctttattttccACATACTGGTGGTGGTGCCTGGAATTAGGTAACCAGAGTGAACACTCTGGGGTTTGAAGATTTTTACCTCCAAAGCTAATACTTTTCCAGCAGACACGCTGCCTATCTCACACAAAGGGCAAATCTGGTTTTATGTGGTAGTAGGTAACTTACTAGGAGGTTATGTGATACCTGACTTAGCCTAGGTGATAGCCTAGGAAGGCTAACTAAGGAGACTCCACAGCAGGCTCAAAATCTTAGTGTGAAACATTCACTCTCTGACTGGCTGAAAAATTGGCAAACAACCATCAAACtagtgattcattcattcattcaccatctGGTGTCTGAGAATCTGCTCTGTATGGAGTTTCTGGGTAGCCAGTGGATATATGGCAAGATGTCATGGAACAGGAGGTCATCTCTGCCCTCAAGCTTTCTAGGCCCTGTTAACACCATGAAGGGTTGTTTGTTCCTCTTCATTTGTCCTGATAAAGCCCTCTTGCTCCCAAGGACAAAAGGGCAAATTGTGACAAGTGAAGGGGAAGATTatgtttcctctttaaaatgtaGTGGGAAAGAGATGtctttttcctactcattttggGAGTATAAAGGACGACGCATACCACATACTCACTGTGAGTCAAAGAATCTGGATTCCAGCCTGGCTCTACCATTACTGGTTATGTATTTTGGGATTAACCCGAGACTTAAATTTCTCCATCCATAAAATTGGTGGCTTGGGCTGGAGGATCTCCGGCCTTCCTCACGTTCACATTTGTGCAAGCTTGATCATGTGTGAACAGAGTGTGTCTGGGAGAGCTTTGGTATTCATAAATTACATCTCTCCAGGAAAGGAGTAAGCAAACAAGAAAGAGCAACGAGTATATGAAGGGTTAGTAAAGTGCCATAAAGAGTTAAAAGCTCAAATTCAAGTGCAGCTTCATAAATCCAGACCTTTTCAGTTGGcctaatctttctttcttcctgtcaaGCTATTTCCTTCCAGAGAGACCCCAGATCCGTTATCAGAAAGAGAGTAGCAGATGGATCCCAGCAGCCCTGCTGGCATTGTTATAGATTGAGCTAAGAACTCAGGCATCCTCGAGTTGGCTGAGCTATTGTTTGGCTTCTTGTCTGAATTTTGCACATGCCCCTGCGATCCAACAGATGATACTGTTCAGTTGTGCCACTAGCCCTCTTTCTTCCAATAAGATTTCTTTGCTCACATTTTTCTGCTCAACCCCTGCAGTAATGACAATTTTCTCACAATTAGCGGAGGGCGCTGATTTTCCCACTGGCATTTGTATTACCTTTTGCATGAATAATTTACTCTGAATGTATTCAAAAGGTTCCCTCTGTGCTGGATTTTGAGAGGGGTACGGAGTTGTTGAAAACAGTGATTCTCTAAGTGGGGTCTTAAAACCAGAAGCCCAGGGCGCccggctgactcagttggtaggacactggactcttgatcttggggttgtgacttGAAGCCCCACGCTGGCCATAGAggttactattaaaaaaaaagctaaaaaaaccAGCAGCCCCATTATGACTTGGGTgtttgctagaaatgcaaattgctAATCCTACTccatactcttctttttttttttttttaactttttatttatttatgatagtcacagagagagagagagagaggcagagacacaggcagagggagaagtaggctccatgcagggagcccaacgcaggactcgatcccaggtccccaggatcgcgccctgggccaaaggcaggcgctaaaccgctgcgccacccagggatccctccatacTCTTCTTGAATCAAGACCTCCAGTGGGGTCTAGCCATCTGTGCTTTAACACGAGTAATTCTGATGCATGCTTAAGTTTGAGAACCTCTGGTCTAAAACGTTCTCCCAACTCTCTGGGAGTTTTCAGATTTAGAAGGGAGTTAAACACAGGTTAAAGAGGTAGCTAACAGTGTAACATGTAAATCACGGTAGCTAAAGACCAacgtgtatataaatataaatagctaCCTGTCACGAGTATTTGCCATGAATGGGGTACTAAGCCCTGTGTGTGTACTACGTCACATTACCGTGGCAGGAATTCCACAAGGCAGGACACTGATGTTCAGAAAGTTGAATCACTTGGTCTGGTTTTTAGTTAGAAGGTGAAGAAGCTGGGACTTGAATTTACATCTATGTTCACAGTGTGTGTTCATGCTAGTAAACCAAGAGAGGAGGCATCTGCCTAGGGCACCTTTATGGAGGAGGAACCAGAGGTGGCTTATTATCCACCTGCGATTAGGAGGCAGAGTGCCTAGGGCCCCCAATATTGTAAAGGGCCCATGTGACACTAtgaaatttcttttaacatttaaagaacaaaaatgattATACTCCTGTGtggattatattttcttctaccaATGAAGGTGTAAAATgaagttttggatttttttttttttttaatgaaggaaagAGCCTGTGAAAGTACCAGTGCCTAAGGCCCACTAAAGTCAGAATGTGGCCCTGAGAGGTGTCATTCTAGATGAGCATTAAAGGAAGGTCATAATCTGGAAAGGCAAAGAAGAGGGTAAGAGGTTGGCCAGGCTGTCTAGGGAGAGGGAGATGAAGCAAACCATGGACACAGGAAGATGATCACAGAAGCAATATTAGATAGTCCTATTTTTCTgactaaaaactggaaacatctTCTGACACAGAATTTGGTCataaggcagaaaaaataaaatgaaatttgggCTTCAAAAACAGGAGTAGGCTGATGGTATATGCAATATGACATGCCAGCTACGAATTGGCttcttgccctcccctcccccagctgcacCCCCTCATTCAAGTTCTCACGCTGTTTTGAGAACAGCAaaccatattttcaaaatatcgAGGAAGCCTCCGAAGGTGGCTTTTCTCTTTGTACTTCACTGACTGTCTCTTGTTCACAAAACTTGTCATGGCGTGGGGAGAGAAACTCTCTTTGTTGAGATTTGCAGCACTGTGTTCTGGTTCCTGGGATCAATCTTCCGTCTTCCCAGAGGCTTTGCCAACACCTTGGTCATCCTCCAGCTGTCAACCCACCAGCCCAGGATCACATACCAACTCTTGAGACAGTGGTGGCTACGCCTGATCGTCTCATTGTGGTCACAGAGAACACCATCTGCACAGTAATCTGCACCACACATAATTGCCTTAAAATCAAGAACCATTTGTAGGCTTATTTTAAAGAAGGCGTGGTTGCAAGAATGTCATGTGAAAAAAAGGGTCATTTGTTTCCGTactagtcagggttctccagagaaacagagccaataAAAGCAATAGATCTCCATCTATCTACTgatccagaggaagagagaaagagagagagagagagaagtgattttaaggaattggaaTTGGCTCACCCAGGTATAAgggctggcaagtctgaaatctagGATAGGCCAGTGGGCTAGAAACTCAAGCAAGAGTTGTTGCAGTCTTGAGTCTGAATTCTGCAGGACAGCGGgctggaaactgaggcagagtcTCTGTGTTGCAGACTTGAGgagagttctttctttttcaggcaGCTCCAGACCTTGATCCTAAGGCCTTTAACTGATTAGTCCAGATCCTCCATTCTCACCTCCCACATTCTGGAGGATAATCTGTCTTACTCCAAGACTGCCGATCTCAGTGCTAATCACGTGTAAATAACACcatcacagcaacatctagactggtgttGGACCAAATAACTGGGCACCACAGCCTAGCCAAGttacaaataatattaataatcgTAGGTTATATTCAAAAAGCTTGAACTAGCTACATGCTAGGTGAATGTGAAACCATTAACATTTGTAAACTCACCACCATCTAAATGATATAAAAAGTAGGTTGATCCATATACA contains:
- the PRUNE2 gene encoding protein prune homolog 2 isoform X2, which codes for MEEFLQRAKSKLNRSKRLEKVHVVIGHKSCDLDSLISAFTYAYFLDKVSPPGVLCLPVLNIPRTEFNYFAETRFILEELNISESFHIFRDEINLHQLNDEGKLSITLVGSNVLASEDNSLESAVVKVINPVEQSDGGLEFGESSSSLVVKEILQEAPELITEQLAHLLRGSILFKWMTMESENISEKQEEILSILEEKFPSLPPREDIINVLQETQFSAQGLSIEQMMLKDLKELSDGEIKVAISTVSMTLENCMFHSNISSGLKAFADKFGFDVLILLASYLSEEEQPRRQIAVYSQNLELCSQICCELEECQHPCLELEPFECGCDEILVYQQENPLVTCDQVVLLVKEVINRRCPEMVSNSRTSSTEAVAGSAPLSQGSSGIMELYGSDVEPQPSSVNFIENPPDLSDSNQAQVDMNVDLVSPDSGLATIRSSRSSKESSVFLSDDSPVGEGAGPHHSLLPGFDSYSPIPEGAVAEEHARSGEHSESFDLFNFDQAPMVSGQSQPSSHSADYSPADDFFPNSDSSEGQPPTRPKEINGIGMDLSNYSPSSLLSGAGKDNLVEFDEEFGQRQESPQNHSERNLSLTGFVGEKSPSPERLKNIGKRVPPTPMNSFVESSPSTEEPALLYPENVTPKAVDAGHIGPPQTRARCSSWWGGLEIDSKNIVDAWSSSEQESVFQSPESWKDHKPSPVDRRASDSIFQPKSLEFPKSSPWESEFGQPGLDSNNIQDQNEDNLQFQNVPTEKSNLPNSPQGTNHLIEDFAALWHSDRSPTAMPEPWGNPTEDGTPASTVSFPAWSAFGKEDSTKALTNTWNLHPTSGETPSVRDPSEWAMAKSGFSFPSEDNSPSEGNNEVAPEIWGRKNHDPRDSILISGNPTSDLDHAWNSSKPSQEDQNGLVDPNIRGKVYEKVDSWNLFEEGIKKGGSDVLAPWEDSFLYKCSDYSASNMGEDSVPSPLDTNYSTSDSYTSPTFAGDEKETENKPFAEEGGLESKDANSATGETEMPPQSPQQPARNRIGSDPGNLEMWGSPDTENNPQINVTHNLDKDLLETEPTDDKNISLEDDIGESSLSSYDDPSMMQLYNETNRQLTLLHSSTNSRQAVPDSLDLWNRVILEDTQSTATISDVDNDLDWDDCSAGVAISSEGQAQGYMAQGTEPETRFSVRQLEPWGVEYQEASQADWELPASSEHIKDPPANEYHTLNEKSGQLIANNIWDSVMRDNDMSSLMLSGQSYVTDSEQHTSLPETPSSSEKIKDSYIPEVLEASEANESGALDPDKQEMGRGTPPNDAVSLATNLENPGHFAPSDPWKGPSYGQSESEGKAHGAAARECLSEEMLDRASGIPEKGQSDQECSSPISSQHQDICDESGKIISLSDTSSPQTEKPQEVSEHKKGSYNPDPCDVHTEVSTNNPQAKEICEKHLMYHGNSGETTEISDSFNLTRNLSLPEMDLEKTEECNILEPGSLNQEPPHECPQSLDIWDGSIDSDLQVNLPSSEIPKNLEVKSTENSAPGANLSGNYHRDSISSEYSHSSASSPGLNDSSSALPSWDQGPNVGHQKQNQDDWSKQNHQESALITTDSQVGVMTEMKDVEKNRIDRLEKNLDHKLPKFLEIWNDSVDGDSFSSLSSPETGKCSEYSDAYQERNLVVSQQEKNEQDISKTLQPEDARFMSTSSGSDDESIDDEESVDKEVHLGTCQAVQSETRAWDSLNEPSKFLATADPNSDEFSTYGGGSEPTENKSTPLCENQQSSPDHWNFSPLKETELQITEVDKETRSPETGKTGDILWQISPLSESKNENPSKLEMLGFSAESTEWWNASLQGGRPIQSAFERELPSSGSVLEMSSSVYQTMSPWGVPIQGDSEPVESQGTSPFTEEHQSPFLDGNDKNSHEQLWNIQPRQPDPEADQLSQLVILDHVKEKDSGEETFVSSAGQELTSETPTQEQQCQNTVMSIWDQSGPTFTHTDENGCVIANVSTVECQETKWWKEGKSYPGEIMNSSVASEDFPTVNSPTQLIKKSDSEWDVSTPSEGPQGTFVPDILHGNFQEGGQLASASPDLWMDAKQPFSVKADGENPDILTHCDHDSYSQASNSPDICHDYEAKQETEQHIRARVGPKGEASELYVTEPEMDEEPNQEPGQEFVPCNSELSSEDVVPLPPIRDQANTSDSSQLASHKSSSEPSEINGGNDTGFKASEKGAAPDAAPTLQLVDRTIPTVENVGTSIFVTPQEPTTDSNSSLMSEDFSPKSQTDAGALLDHVTTENPATGPDALLASDTCLDVSEAAFDHSLSDASGLNTSTGTIDDMSKLTLSEGNPETPVDGDAGKQDICSSEASWGDFEYDVMGQNIDEELMKEPEHFLYGGEPPLEEDALKQSLAPYTPPFDLSYLTEPTLEVKTTEGAGSPEDESLGSDAAEILLSALPDQRSKENHAEIQNSQPGQLVVLHIHEDSEPVSLPAGVEANLELSPSNIDWEVETDNSDSPAGGDVGPPNGVSKGLSELEEENVIPIKAPEQRTAECREERYKEKNEHHMDYILVSHGEDSTPMPEASEARQNTPELEEFHTGSEDTGLRGTQLAGFPGSCQPASINEREDHSVEKMSPKGDKRSSLGSPGQDPSWMVLDHIEVGDQPLEARNSRLGCSGKVIELISDCGLGKGPQMQVLGGEKPLESLALEEAPGLGSQSQKSKSRGRATPDAVMYQAVTHDNEWEMLPPHPSQKNKIHETEMEEETEFLEPKTRKLRPDGLPSEDVGMDISFEEGMPSPSAADMRPEPPNSLDLSDAHPRRIKLTAPNINLSLDQSEGSVLSDDNLDSPDEIDINVDELDTPDEADSFEYTGHEVSTSNKDSGQESESIPEYTAEEEREDNRLWRTVVIGEQEQRIDMKVIEPYRRVISHGGYYGDGLNAIIVFAACFLPDSSRADYHYVMENLFLYVISTLELMVAEDYMIVYLNGATPRRKMPGLGWMKKCYQMIDRRLRKNLKSFIIVHPSWFIRTILAVTRPFISSKFSSKIKYVNSLSELSGLIPMDCIHIPESIIKYDEERSYKRSVRTSCLYNDPEMSSMEKDIDLKLKGKP